One segment of Pseudobythopirellula maris DNA contains the following:
- a CDS encoding DegT/DnrJ/EryC1/StrS family aminotransferase, translating to MAVKVPFVDLLKLDSELGESIGAAIAEVLHSKSFIGGPHVERFERDFAHYCGVGHCIGVSNGSDALFLALRALGVGEGDEVITTPLSFVATLQAILRVGAYPRFVDVDPQTLNIDASKLESCVTARTRALLPVHLYGLPADMEAINQVAAKHGIKVIEDAAQAHGAVYQGRRVGALSDAACFSFYPTKNLAACGDGGAVTTDDAELAERIRSLANHGRDAAGRPAATGYNCRLDAVQAAVLSVKLRRLDGWNVRRREIAARYDRMLHGLPLRTISDPNGTVSAHHLFTIMAEPQHRDSMRDHLLQQGIEARVFYDRLLTQATKNLSLSARHSSRPDVVDGVPVAESATRSVLSLPNHPALTSSQVDSVIEAVRGYYRAKPVERLSMGVAEELQGR from the coding sequence ATGGCGGTCAAAGTCCCTTTTGTCGACTTGCTCAAGCTCGATTCCGAGCTTGGAGAATCAATCGGCGCCGCCATAGCCGAAGTTCTCCATTCGAAGTCTTTCATCGGAGGGCCTCACGTTGAGAGGTTTGAGCGTGATTTTGCTCACTACTGCGGAGTGGGTCACTGCATTGGGGTAAGCAACGGCAGCGACGCGCTGTTCCTTGCGCTGCGGGCCCTGGGGGTAGGTGAGGGCGATGAGGTGATTACCACGCCTCTGAGCTTCGTCGCCACGCTGCAAGCGATTCTACGCGTGGGGGCGTATCCCCGTTTCGTCGATGTCGACCCCCAGACGCTCAATATCGATGCGAGCAAGCTGGAGTCGTGCGTCACGGCCCGCACGCGAGCGCTCTTGCCCGTTCATCTGTACGGGTTGCCTGCCGACATGGAAGCCATCAATCAAGTCGCCGCGAAACACGGAATCAAAGTCATTGAGGATGCGGCCCAGGCTCATGGCGCCGTTTACCAAGGCCGTCGTGTGGGGGCGCTCAGCGACGCGGCGTGTTTCAGTTTTTACCCTACCAAGAACTTGGCGGCTTGCGGTGATGGCGGAGCGGTAACGACCGATGATGCCGAACTCGCCGAGCGAATCCGTTCCCTTGCGAATCACGGGCGCGATGCTGCCGGTCGGCCCGCGGCTACGGGTTACAACTGCCGCTTAGACGCGGTCCAAGCGGCAGTCCTAAGCGTAAAGCTACGCCGCCTCGACGGATGGAACGTGCGACGGCGCGAGATTGCCGCACGCTACGATCGGATGCTCCATGGCTTGCCGCTTCGAACTATCTCGGATCCGAACGGGACGGTCTCAGCGCATCACCTGTTCACAATCATGGCGGAACCACAGCACCGCGACTCCATGCGCGACCACCTTCTGCAGCAAGGTATCGAGGCGAGAGTTTTTTACGACAGGCTCTTGACTCAGGCCACCAAAAATCTGTCGCTCAGTGCGAGACATTCTTCTCGCCCAGACGTTGTTGACGGGGTCCCCGTTGCTGAGAGTGCGACACGGAGTGTTCTGTCCTTACCGAATCATCCCGCCCTAACTTCTTCGCAAGTCGATTCTGTTATCGAAGCGGTCCGTGGATATTACAGAGCAAAACCTGTCGAACGACTCTCGATGGGAGTGGCCGAAGAGCTACAAGGCCGGTGA